One Rhodothermus bifroesti DNA window includes the following coding sequences:
- a CDS encoding DHH family phosphoesterase, with protein MSSRRAVLQCFRRHRRFLLTTHIRPDGDAIGSELALGQLLEKLGCAVRIINSDPPPSNLSWMPGIAHVEIFDGSLEQRGWIDQAEVICVLDTNTLGRLGALAAAVEASPARKLLIDHHTAPESWFDLAYVRDTASSTGELVYELVRAIDPNLIDTELATALYVAIMTDTGSFRFNSVTPAVHRIAADLLARGHLSTEAIHSAIFDTRTPESMRLLGWALRDLELRYDGRLAYIALSRRMFNKTGASTEDTEGFSNLLLSIRGVQVALLFTEIDKGVKISFRSKGDYHVHTWARAFGGGGHRNAAGAFVTNTPLPQLIETVLAAAPIYLPQLTKTPIEPASGTLSAEDASYLSALLHQKSNASPATS; from the coding sequence ATGTCCAGTCGCCGGGCTGTTCTGCAGTGTTTTCGTCGCCATAGGCGCTTTTTGCTCACCACGCACATTCGTCCCGATGGGGATGCGATCGGATCTGAGTTAGCTTTGGGGCAGCTGCTTGAAAAGCTGGGCTGCGCTGTGCGGATCATCAACAGCGACCCTCCCCCCTCAAACCTTAGCTGGATGCCGGGTATTGCACACGTAGAGATCTTTGACGGCTCGCTCGAACAGCGCGGCTGGATCGACCAGGCAGAAGTGATTTGTGTACTAGACACGAACACGCTTGGTCGTCTAGGAGCGCTTGCAGCGGCTGTAGAAGCCAGTCCAGCCCGTAAGCTGCTGATTGATCACCACACGGCACCCGAAAGCTGGTTCGATCTCGCCTACGTTCGCGACACTGCTTCCTCAACCGGAGAGCTCGTCTATGAGCTCGTGCGCGCCATTGATCCAAACCTGATCGACACCGAGCTGGCCACCGCGCTGTATGTAGCCATCATGACCGACACCGGCTCGTTTCGCTTCAACTCGGTCACGCCTGCGGTGCACCGCATTGCTGCCGACCTGCTGGCACGCGGCCACCTCAGTACAGAAGCCATCCACAGCGCTATTTTCGACACGCGCACGCCTGAAAGCATGCGACTGCTGGGATGGGCACTGCGCGACCTCGAACTTCGCTATGATGGACGCCTGGCTTATATAGCCCTTTCTCGACGCATGTTTAACAAAACCGGGGCTTCTACCGAAGATACCGAGGGCTTCAGCAACCTATTGCTTTCCATCCGAGGCGTCCAAGTAGCCCTGCTGTTTACCGAAATCGACAAGGGCGTCAAAATCAGCTTCCGCTCTAAAGGGGATTACCATGTGCACACATGGGCACGGGCTTTTGGCGGCGGAGGCCATCGGAATGCGGCTGGTGCATTCGTTACAAACACCCCCCTACCTCAATTAATTGAAACTGTGCTGGCTGCAGCTCCGATCTACCTGCCTCAGTTGACAAAAACTCCCATAGAACCTGCCTCTGGCACCCTTTCGGCGGAAGATGCGTCGTATCTTTCGGCACTCCTACACCAAAAGTCGAATGCATCCCCCGCGACGTCATGA
- the thiE gene encoding thiamine phosphate synthase yields the protein MNTQHKPIGRLHVLTDFYFQQRYGHAELARLVIEGGADTIQFRQKFGNVRHKLYEARRTAAVCRQARIPLLIDDHLEIALAVGADGVHLGQEDFPIAEARRLLGPSAIIGATATTIEEAVEAWQAGADYIGFGPVFPTASKANPASVKGLEGLAAVCAAVPIPVIAIAGINVQRVWAVLEAGAYGVAVMTAITTAPDPRAAAAQFRAAIEAFLQQHQR from the coding sequence ATGAATACCCAGCATAAGCCAATTGGACGGTTACACGTGCTAACCGATTTTTACTTTCAGCAGCGCTATGGGCATGCTGAATTGGCCCGACTCGTAATTGAGGGAGGGGCCGACACGATCCAGTTCCGACAAAAATTCGGTAACGTTCGCCATAAGCTCTACGAAGCCCGGCGCACAGCTGCTGTCTGTCGCCAGGCCAGAATACCTTTGCTCATTGATGATCACCTGGAAATTGCGCTAGCTGTCGGAGCAGATGGGGTGCATTTAGGCCAGGAGGATTTCCCAATAGCCGAAGCCCGACGGCTTTTAGGTCCCTCAGCAATTATCGGCGCAACCGCTACCACCATTGAAGAGGCTGTGGAAGCCTGGCAGGCTGGAGCAGATTACATTGGGTTTGGCCCGGTTTTTCCTACAGCTTCAAAGGCTAACCCAGCATCGGTTAAAGGCCTTGAAGGATTGGCGGCCGTTTGTGCGGCGGTTCCCATACCGGTTATTGCCATTGCAGGCATCAATGTGCAGCGCGTTTGGGCTGTGCTGGAAGCCGGTGCTTATGGTGTTGCGGTGATGACAGCCATCACTACTGCCCCAGATCCACGCGCAGCCGCAGCCCAATTTCGGGCAGCGATTGAAGCCTTTTTGCAGCAACATCAAAGATGA